From the Acidimicrobiales bacterium genome, the window CGGGTGTCGTTCACCTACGGCTGGGAGTCGGGCCCCTATGCCGACATGGGACCGGGCTCGACCACGGTCGACGTTCGGTTCGAGCCGAGCGGATCGGGGACCGAGGTGACAGTGACGCACACCGCAGTGCCCGAGGAGTTCCGGACCGCCCACGGCGCCGGCTGGGCGTATTTCCTCGGTCTCCTGGCCGACGTCGCCCGGGGCCGGAGCACCCCGACGCCCCGGCTCCCCGCCTCGGAGATCGATCATCGAGAGGACCACTGACATGGCGACAACCGGAACACGTGACCCCGGACACGAGCAGTTCTGGGAGCTGGCCGAACCCCACCTCGCCAGCGGCCGACTCGTCGAGGGCACGATGATGGGTCACCAGTGCCTGCGCACCGCGGCCACCAACGGGTTCGTCGCCACCGTCGCCCGGACGAGCGGCCACGTGGTGGTGAAGCTCCCGAAGACCCGTGTCGCCGAACTGATCGATCAGGGGATCGGCCGACCGTTCGCGCCCGCCGGCAGGGTCTTCCGGGAGTGGGTCGAGCTCCCCGGGGTCGACGAGCGCACCTGGGAGCCGCTCCTCGCCGAGTCGATCGCGTTCGTCGACGGTGCATCATGACGATGGCCGAAGGGGAACCCTTCACCGGCTTCGGGCCCGATCTCGTGGCGTTCCTGGCCGGGCTCGAGGCCGACAACAGCAAGGCGTACTTCGATGCCCACCGGAAGGTCTACGACGATCAGGTCCGCCGGCCCCTCCAGCAGCTGTGCCTCGCAGTCGGTGACCGGCTTGCGGCCGGGCCGGTGCCGGATCTCCGATACGAGCCGAAGGTCGGTCGCTCGATGTTCCGCATCAACCGCGACCTGCGGTTCAGCAAGGACCCCACGCCCTACCACCCGCACCTCGACCTGGCCTGGTGGCACGGCGATCACCCGAAAACGAGTCCGGCGTTCATCATGCGGATCCGCCACGACGAGGTGCTGACCGGCGTCGGTGTGTTCGCGCTGACCGACCACCGTCTCGATCGGTATCGCGCTGCGGTCGTCGGCGAACCCGGACGGGAGCTGGACCGCATCGTCGCCGCCATCACCGCAGCCGTCCCGGACGCGTCGCTGAGCGAGCCCGGCCGCAAGCGGGTACCGAAGGGTTTCGACGCCGAACATCCGCGGGCTCGCTACCTCCTGCACGACGGCCTGCACCTCAGCGGGGTGGAACCACTTCCTTCCACGGTCACGAGCGCGGCGTTCGCCGATCACGTCGTGGAGCGCCTCGGTCGGTACGTCGAGCTCCACCGCTGGCTCGTCGCCCACACCTGACGCTCGGGTGTCAGCTCCCGCTGACGCACACTCGCGGATCCTGCGTCCGCCGCCGACCACCACGACGGGGCGCACGTCGTCCCCTTGAATCTTCAGCAGAATTCCTGGAAGGGTCGTGGCCGCGGGATCGTCGACCGGATCCCTGCCCGTCGATGAGAGAGGTGGGTGATCAGTGTCCGACGCAGAGCTCCCCGGCCCGGTGGCGAGGTTCTGGGCCGAGTTCCTCACACAGACCGGGCGGCCCGACCACACGCCGCTCTACGACAGCTTTCACTTCGACGACAACGAGACCGACGCGGACGAGCTGGCCGAGCTCGTCCTCAGTGGCACGAAAGGGGCGACGGCCTCGCTGAAGTGGGAGTACGAGGGCGACGCCACCCGCGCGCCGATGCCGGGGGATCTGAGCATCGTGACCAACTGGGCGGGCTCGCCGCTTTGCGTCAT encodes:
- a CDS encoding SRPBCC domain-containing protein translates to MIGLAEASIHIDAPQRAVFDLFTTEEGLRSWMAKEAVVDLRPGGRWRWVHDNDIVASGEYVEIDPYRRVSFTYGWESGPYADMGPGSTTVDVRFEPSGSGTEVTVTHTAVPEEFRTAHGAGWAYFLGLLADVARGRSTPTPRLPASEIDHREDH
- a CDS encoding DUF2461 domain-containing protein; its protein translation is MTMAEGEPFTGFGPDLVAFLAGLEADNSKAYFDAHRKVYDDQVRRPLQQLCLAVGDRLAAGPVPDLRYEPKVGRSMFRINRDLRFSKDPTPYHPHLDLAWWHGDHPKTSPAFIMRIRHDEVLTGVGVFALTDHRLDRYRAAVVGEPGRELDRIVAAITAAVPDASLSEPGRKRVPKGFDAEHPRARYLLHDGLHLSGVEPLPSTVTSAAFADHVVERLGRYVELHRWLVAHT
- a CDS encoding ASCH domain-containing protein yields the protein MSDAELPGPVARFWAEFLTQTGRPDHTPLYDSFHFDDNETDADELAELVLSGTKGATASLKWEYEGDATRAPMPGDLSIVTNWAGSPLCVIETTEVEITAFDEVTEEFAAAEGEGDRSLRHWRAVHERCFGRVCERLGREPSAEMEVVCERFRVVFRAT